A section of the Cryobacterium soli genome encodes:
- a CDS encoding phosphoenolpyruvate carboxykinase (GTP), translating into MTVTHPGQSRIRAHAAHSTETTVATTYGTPTGTSDPALQAWVDEIARLTQPDAIVWCTGTAREADALSKQLVAEGKLIRLNPEWRPNSFLARTSPSDVARVEDRTFICSTHRDDAGPTNNWAEPGRMRAELNDVFTGSMRGRTMYVVPFSMGPLGGPISQLGVELTDSPYVVLNMGIMTRMGAAVLRLIEAGTPWVRTVHSVGFPLVNKAGIRRADVTWPSNDTKYIVQFPEDREVWSFGSGYGGNALLSKKSFALRIASVMARDEGWLAEHMLLIKVTSPEGGTYHVAAAFPSACGKTNLSMLKPTVPGWTVETIGDDIAWLRPGDDGRLWAINPEAGFFGVAPGTGETTNPTAVQTVWGNTIFTNVALRDDGDVWWEGLTDTPPAHLTDWEGNSWTPDSGRPAAHPNSRFTVPAAQCPSIADSWESSGGVPIDAIMFGGRRATNVPLVAEARSWKHGVFMGATISSEKTAAAEGTVGELRRDPFAMLPFCGYNMADYWAHWLRVGRGLGAQAPAVFQVNWFRKGDDGSFLWPGFGENSRVLEWIIRRVEGAADAVDTPIGLLPVDGALNLDGLDVSPDALEQLFRIDPASWLAECDLTEAFFARFGSRVPAALHAELASVRYHLSA; encoded by the coding sequence ATGACCGTCACCCACCCCGGCCAGAGCCGCATCCGGGCACACGCCGCCCACTCCACCGAAACCACAGTGGCCACAACCTACGGGACGCCCACCGGCACCTCCGACCCCGCCCTGCAGGCCTGGGTCGACGAGATCGCCCGTCTCACCCAGCCGGATGCCATCGTCTGGTGCACCGGCACCGCACGGGAGGCCGATGCCCTCTCGAAGCAGCTCGTGGCCGAGGGCAAGCTCATCCGGCTCAACCCGGAGTGGCGCCCGAACAGCTTCCTCGCCCGCACCAGCCCGAGTGACGTGGCCCGGGTGGAGGACCGTACCTTCATCTGCTCCACCCACCGCGACGACGCCGGTCCCACCAACAACTGGGCCGAACCCGGCCGGATGCGCGCCGAACTGAATGATGTCTTCACCGGCAGCATGCGCGGCCGCACGATGTACGTCGTGCCCTTCTCGATGGGCCCGCTCGGCGGCCCCATCTCGCAGCTCGGCGTTGAGCTCACCGACTCGCCCTACGTGGTGCTCAACATGGGCATCATGACCCGGATGGGCGCCGCGGTGCTCCGCCTGATCGAGGCGGGCACGCCGTGGGTGCGCACCGTGCACAGCGTGGGGTTCCCGCTCGTGAACAAGGCGGGCATCCGCCGCGCCGACGTCACCTGGCCCAGCAACGACACCAAGTACATCGTGCAGTTCCCCGAGGACCGCGAGGTGTGGTCGTTCGGGTCCGGCTACGGCGGCAACGCACTGCTGTCGAAGAAGTCGTTCGCGCTGCGGATCGCCTCGGTGATGGCTCGCGACGAGGGCTGGCTGGCCGAGCACATGCTGCTGATCAAGGTCACCTCGCCCGAGGGTGGCACCTACCATGTGGCCGCCGCGTTCCCCTCGGCCTGCGGCAAGACCAACCTGTCGATGCTCAAGCCCACCGTGCCCGGCTGGACTGTGGAGACCATCGGCGACGACATCGCGTGGCTGCGCCCCGGCGACGACGGCCGGCTCTGGGCGATCAACCCGGAGGCCGGGTTCTTCGGCGTCGCCCCCGGCACCGGCGAGACCACCAACCCCACCGCCGTGCAGACGGTGTGGGGCAACACCATCTTCACCAACGTCGCGCTCCGCGACGACGGCGACGTGTGGTGGGAGGGACTCACCGACACCCCGCCGGCGCACCTCACCGACTGGGAGGGCAACTCCTGGACGCCCGATAGCGGGCGGCCCGCTGCGCACCCCAACTCCCGGTTCACCGTGCCCGCGGCGCAGTGCCCGTCGATCGCCGACAGCTGGGAATCCAGTGGCGGTGTGCCCATCGACGCGATCATGTTCGGCGGCCGCCGCGCCACCAACGTGCCGCTCGTCGCCGAGGCGCGCAGTTGGAAGCACGGCGTGTTCATGGGCGCCACCATCTCGTCGGAGAAGACCGCCGCCGCGGAGGGCACCGTGGGGGAGTTGCGTCGCGACCCGTTCGCGATGCTGCCGTTCTGCGGCTACAACATGGCCGACTACTGGGCGCACTGGTTGCGCGTCGGCCGGGGCCTCGGCGCCCAGGCGCCCGCGGTGTTCCAGGTCAACTGGTTCCGCAAGGGTGACGACGGCAGCTTCCTCTGGCCCGGGTTCGGTGAGAATTCGCGGGTGCTCGAGTGGATCATCCGCCGGGTCGAGGGGGCGGCGGACGCCGTCGACACCCCGATCGGCCTCCTGCCGGTGGACGGCGCGCTCAACCTCGACGGACTCGATGTGAGCCCGGATGCGCTCGAGCAGCTGTTCCGCATCGATCCGGCCTCCTGGCTGGCCGAGTGCGACCTCACCGAGGCGTTCTTCGCCCGCTTCGGCAGCCGGGTACCCGCCGCTCTGCACGCCGAGCTCGCCAGCGTGCGCTACCACCTCTCCGCCTAG
- a CDS encoding helix-turn-helix domain-containing protein encodes MPTPASDLVTLGHRIRHFRSERALTLDQLGEQVGLAASQLSLIENGRREPKLSTLQQLAQALGVPLADLLSGEAPNTRAALEIELARAQKNPLYGALGLPQVKITKGMPLPAIESLVGLHRELARRASEAIATPEEARRANTELRERMRERGNYMPDIEQLAEERVRASGHVSGALTHREVSVMAEQLGFTLIYVNDLPHSTRSVTDLANHRIYLPPASIPGGHGLRSMALQAMGHRLLGHERPASYAEFLWQRLEINYFAACCLMPLEATRSFLQTAKRDRVLSVEDLRDAFGVTHEAAALRLTNLATAHLDMTVHFLRVSGDGALQKGYENDGLPLPADVTGSIEGQLVCKQWSARSAFTHTNRTTEFYQYTDTPAGTFWCATQTGTTSDGEFSISVGAPFAQAKWFRGRETTQRTVSRCPDESCCRRPSGSVAARWAGQAWPSARLHAHVLSPLPSGTFPGVDDTEVYEFLEAHADK; translated from the coding sequence ATGCCAACGCCGGCCTCCGACCTCGTGACCCTGGGTCATCGCATCCGTCACTTTCGCAGCGAGCGTGCGCTCACGCTCGATCAGCTCGGCGAGCAGGTGGGCCTGGCGGCCAGCCAGCTCTCGCTGATCGAGAACGGGCGCCGGGAGCCCAAGCTCTCCACGCTGCAGCAGCTGGCCCAGGCGCTCGGGGTGCCGCTCGCCGATCTGCTCAGCGGCGAGGCGCCCAACACCCGCGCCGCCCTGGAGATCGAACTGGCCCGTGCGCAGAAGAACCCGCTCTACGGCGCGCTCGGCCTGCCGCAGGTGAAGATCACCAAGGGCATGCCGTTGCCGGCGATCGAGTCGCTCGTGGGCCTGCACCGGGAGCTCGCCCGCCGGGCCAGCGAGGCCATCGCCACCCCCGAGGAGGCCCGCCGGGCCAACACCGAGCTGCGTGAACGGATGCGCGAACGCGGCAACTACATGCCCGACATCGAGCAGCTCGCCGAGGAGCGGGTGCGGGCCTCCGGCCACGTCTCCGGGGCGCTCACGCACCGCGAGGTGAGCGTGATGGCCGAGCAGCTGGGTTTCACCCTGATCTACGTGAACGACCTGCCGCACTCCACCCGGTCGGTGACCGACCTGGCCAACCACCGCATCTACCTGCCGCCGGCGTCGATCCCCGGCGGACACGGGCTGCGCTCGATGGCGCTGCAGGCGATGGGGCACCGGCTACTCGGCCACGAACGCCCGGCCAGTTACGCGGAGTTCCTCTGGCAGCGGCTGGAGATCAACTACTTCGCGGCCTGCTGCCTGATGCCGCTGGAGGCCACCCGCAGCTTTCTGCAGACCGCCAAACGCGACCGGGTGCTCTCGGTCGAGGACCTCCGCGACGCATTCGGGGTCACCCACGAGGCCGCCGCCCTGCGGCTGACCAACCTCGCCACCGCGCATCTGGACATGACGGTGCACTTCCTCCGGGTCTCCGGCGACGGCGCCCTGCAGAAGGGCTACGAGAACGACGGCCTGCCGCTGCCGGCCGACGTGACAGGATCGATCGAGGGCCAGCTGGTCTGCAAGCAGTGGAGCGCCCGCAGCGCGTTCACGCACACCAACCGCACCACCGAGTTCTACCAGTACACCGATACCCCGGCGGGCACGTTCTGGTGTGCCACGCAGACCGGCACCACCTCGGATGGTGAATTCTCGATCAGTGTGGGCGCCCCGTTCGCGCAAGCCAAGTGGTTCCGCGGCCGGGAGACCACGCAACGCACGGTGTCACGCTGCCCCGACGAGTCGTGCTGCCGGCGCCCCTCCGGCTCGGTCGCCGCCCGCTGGGCCGGCCAGGCCTGGCCGAGCGCCCGGTTGCACGCGCACGTGCTCTCCCCGCTGCCCAGCGGCACCTTCCCCGGCGTCGACGACACCGAGGTCTACGAGTTTCTCGAGGCCCACGCCGACAAGTAG
- a CDS encoding glucose-6-phosphate dehydrogenase, whose protein sequence is MAAHRRTLVIFGAGGDLSTRLLLPGLGQLLAADRGIELELIGASNAELTAEAWQDLLRTAFAKGGADPEATEPVVAGSRYVVADATDADDLRRILGHCETAPVLYFALPPAVTEASCRALDTIELPDGISLALEKPFGTDLASAAALNRFVSRLAPESRVHRVDHFLGKSTVLNLLGLRFANRVFEQSWNAENIEKIEIHYDESLGLESRAGYYDKAGALVDMVQSHLLLVLALATMEPPSTLDADDLRGAMAQALRATHLWPGETDQVARRARYTAGTIDGRELLSYAEEEGVDPALETETLAEITLTVDNWRWAGVPIVLRSGKALDATRKDIVVTFKPVPHLPTGFTSAPSPTLLRIALDPNGIQLDINVNGEGDPFTLETVSLETDLGAGQLDAYGEVLAGILTGDPSISVRADVAEECWRIITPILEAWKKGAVPLDEYSAGSTGPAHWADRTH, encoded by the coding sequence ATGGCTGCACACCGTAGAACCCTGGTCATTTTCGGCGCCGGCGGAGATCTGAGCACCCGCCTGCTCCTTCCGGGCCTCGGGCAGCTCCTCGCAGCCGACCGTGGCATCGAGCTGGAGCTGATCGGAGCGAGCAACGCTGAGCTCACCGCGGAGGCGTGGCAAGACCTGCTCCGCACCGCCTTCGCGAAGGGCGGTGCCGACCCGGAGGCCACGGAACCGGTCGTTGCCGGCAGCCGCTACGTCGTCGCCGACGCCACCGACGCCGACGATCTGCGCCGCATCCTTGGCCACTGTGAGACAGCGCCCGTGCTCTACTTCGCGCTTCCGCCGGCCGTGACCGAAGCCAGCTGCCGCGCCCTCGACACCATCGAGTTGCCGGACGGCATCTCGCTCGCCCTGGAGAAGCCCTTCGGCACCGACCTGGCCAGCGCGGCGGCGCTCAACCGCTTCGTCTCCCGCCTCGCGCCCGAGTCCCGAGTGCACCGGGTGGACCACTTCCTCGGCAAGTCCACGGTGCTGAACCTGCTGGGCCTGCGCTTCGCGAACCGTGTTTTCGAGCAGAGCTGGAATGCGGAGAACATCGAGAAGATCGAGATCCACTACGACGAGAGCCTGGGACTGGAGAGCCGCGCCGGCTACTACGACAAGGCGGGAGCCCTCGTCGACATGGTCCAGAGCCACCTGTTGCTGGTGCTCGCGCTGGCCACGATGGAACCCCCGTCGACCCTCGACGCCGACGACCTGCGCGGGGCGATGGCGCAAGCACTGCGCGCCACCCACCTGTGGCCCGGCGAGACCGACCAGGTCGCCCGCCGTGCCCGCTACACCGCCGGCACGATTGACGGACGCGAGTTGCTCTCCTACGCCGAGGAGGAGGGCGTCGATCCGGCGCTGGAGACCGAGACCCTCGCGGAGATCACCCTCACCGTCGACAACTGGCGGTGGGCAGGGGTTCCCATCGTGTTGCGCTCGGGGAAGGCACTGGATGCGACCCGCAAAGACATCGTGGTCACCTTCAAACCCGTGCCCCATCTGCCCACCGGGTTCACCTCCGCTCCCTCACCCACGCTGCTGCGGATCGCGCTGGACCCCAACGGGATCCAGCTCGACATCAACGTCAACGGCGAGGGTGACCCATTCACCCTCGAGACCGTTTCGCTCGAGACCGACCTGGGCGCCGGCCAGCTGGATGCCTACGGCGAGGTGCTCGCGGGCATCCTCACCGGTGACCCGTCGATTTCGGTGCGAGCGGATGTCGCCGAAGAATGCTGGCGGATCATCACCCCGATCCTCGAGGCGTGGAAGAAGGGTGCCGTGCCGCTCGATGAATACTCGGCCGGCAGCACCGGCCCCGCCCACTGGGCCGACCGGACCCACTGA
- a CDS encoding NADPH-dependent FMN reductase — MASFTIGYLVGSLSSTSINRTLSTALIKLAPEELDFTEIPIGNLPLYSPDYDADFPPAGRELKAAIEASDGILFVSPEYNRSIPGALKNAIDWGSRPWGANSFARKPTGIIGASPGGIGTAVMQSSMRSVLSFLDAPQLNSPEAYIQFNADVFTPEGAVTNEGTRAFLAHYMEEYSAFVQRVLAANAPGHIGDPDVT; from the coding sequence ATGGCAAGCTTCACCATCGGCTATCTGGTCGGCAGCCTCTCCAGCACGTCGATCAACCGCACCCTGTCCACGGCGCTGATCAAGCTGGCACCGGAGGAACTCGACTTCACCGAGATCCCGATCGGGAACCTCCCGCTGTACAGCCCGGACTACGACGCGGACTTCCCACCGGCCGGACGGGAGCTCAAGGCCGCGATCGAAGCGTCGGACGGCATCCTGTTCGTCTCGCCCGAGTACAACCGGTCCATCCCCGGCGCGCTGAAGAACGCCATCGACTGGGGCTCCCGGCCTTGGGGCGCCAACTCCTTCGCCCGCAAGCCCACCGGCATCATCGGCGCATCACCGGGCGGCATCGGCACCGCCGTGATGCAGTCCTCGATGCGCAGCGTGCTGAGCTTCCTCGACGCTCCGCAACTGAACTCACCTGAGGCCTACATCCAGTTCAACGCCGACGTCTTCACGCCCGAGGGCGCTGTCACGAATGAGGGCACGCGCGCCTTCCTCGCCCATTACATGGAGGAGTACTCGGCCTTCGTGCAGCGCGTTCTGGCCGCCAACGCGCCCGGCCACATCGGCGACCCCGATGTAACCTGA
- a CDS encoding winged helix-turn-helix domain-containing protein — translation MTGQHPRHDLDDALLTPLRFSVMAALRADAEIDFATLRDLLETDDSALSKAISTLSTAGYVSVRKGFVGNRPRTWLTATGAGVAAMSIHVAALQAIAAGSSAAPGAADR, via the coding sequence ATGACCGGTCAACACCCCAGGCACGACCTCGACGACGCCCTGCTCACCCCGCTGCGCTTCTCCGTGATGGCGGCGCTGCGGGCGGATGCCGAGATCGACTTCGCCACCCTGCGCGACCTGCTCGAAACCGACGATTCGGCGCTGAGCAAGGCGATCAGCACTCTGAGCACCGCAGGCTACGTTTCCGTGCGCAAGGGCTTCGTGGGCAACCGGCCGCGCACCTGGCTTACCGCCACGGGCGCCGGGGTCGCGGCGATGAGCATCCATGTGGCCGCGCTGCAGGCCATCGCCGCCGGCTCGTCGGCCGCGCCCGGTGCAGCCGACCGGTAA
- a CDS encoding GNAT family N-acetyltransferase: MIHIAPDSPTTADVRLLLDEHLADMFATSPADSVHALDHSALSAPGISFWTARENGALLGCGALKRLNGTQAEIKSMRTTAAARGRGVATLLLARVLTDAREHNLERLYLETGTEEFFAPARRLYARHGFTICPPFADYVLDPHSVFMSLALSPDGDRQQQGRPDQS; this comes from the coding sequence ATGATTCACATCGCGCCGGACAGCCCCACCACCGCAGACGTGCGCCTGCTGCTGGATGAGCACCTGGCCGACATGTTCGCCACCTCACCGGCCGACAGCGTGCACGCCCTGGACCACTCGGCGCTGTCGGCGCCGGGGATCTCGTTCTGGACGGCGCGCGAGAACGGGGCGCTGCTGGGCTGCGGAGCGCTGAAACGCCTGAACGGCACCCAGGCCGAGATCAAGTCGATGCGTACCACCGCCGCGGCCCGTGGGCGGGGCGTCGCCACGTTGCTGCTCGCCCGGGTTCTGACCGACGCCCGTGAGCACAACCTGGAGCGGCTCTACCTGGAGACCGGCACGGAGGAGTTCTTCGCGCCGGCCCGCCGACTCTACGCCCGGCACGGGTTCACCATCTGCCCGCCCTTCGCCGACTATGTGCTCGACCCGCACAGCGTCTTCATGAGCCTCGCCCTCAGCCCGGACGGCGACCGACAGCAGCAGGGCCGCCCCGATCAGTCGTAG
- a CDS encoding LuxR C-terminal-related transcriptional regulator, with product MSPTRIAIVDDHELVAMAVQNLVDTADGLEFSRHATSVTELVRRMRDTDLVLLDLSLRDGTDPGENVRQIRDWGAEVLVLTSGEDPYLVRSASRAEVLGIVRKSTPRKALVGAILAAARGELVPTTEWASALDTDPLLAAAPLTFREREVLSLYASGLGARGVAAQLFISENTVNDHLRRIRSLYHRLGRSAATKVELYQRGIEDGYVQAPGRE from the coding sequence ATGAGCCCGACGAGGATCGCCATTGTCGACGACCACGAGCTGGTCGCCATGGCCGTGCAGAACTTGGTCGACACGGCCGACGGTCTCGAATTCTCCCGGCATGCCACGTCGGTGACCGAGCTGGTGCGACGGATGCGGGACACCGACCTCGTTCTGCTGGACCTGTCCCTGCGCGACGGCACCGACCCCGGCGAGAACGTCAGGCAGATCAGAGACTGGGGCGCGGAGGTTCTGGTACTCACCTCCGGCGAGGACCCGTATCTGGTGCGCAGCGCGTCCCGGGCGGAGGTTCTCGGCATCGTGCGCAAGTCCACGCCCCGGAAGGCTCTCGTGGGGGCGATCCTCGCCGCCGCGCGTGGCGAACTGGTTCCCACCACCGAGTGGGCCTCGGCGCTGGACACCGATCCTTTGCTGGCGGCCGCACCGCTGACCTTCCGAGAGCGCGAAGTGCTGAGCCTCTACGCGTCGGGCCTGGGCGCACGAGGCGTCGCGGCCCAACTCTTCATTTCCGAGAACACCGTGAACGACCATTTGCGGCGCATCCGGTCTCTGTACCACCGGCTGGGCCGGTCCGCGGCCACGAAGGTCGAGCTCTACCAGCGCGGCATCGAAGACGGCTACGTCCAGGCGCCCGGGCGTGAATAA
- a CDS encoding sensor histidine kinase, which translates to MNKPFVETGAEIGAGQRSGRRILAVDAALLIILMTAAQLAVVRNGSQAELPVWFVVVGGLAPAGVFLAGLVANRVSDLTLRVVAFLAVAAFWLTLITFPAAVPAGGIDRIPWTLTASGAAVAAALVAGGRGLAWTTVTITAATGLAYRAIYGGLDLDGVVNDMQALLTGAVICVIGGHILAVGRGLDREAASTAASASLESAESGRLTARTVAASLVHDEVLATLALAASGLPIPQDRLAAQARQAVATVTSLADDQAHEPVALSVAVAAEARRHGVSCTVQGSVAASSVRAFTPTHDALIGAMRQALRNSIQHAPDAARSVRILHTGSEVRVEIIDDGPGFDPAQIAHDRLGIRQSIIGRMSRLPGGSAEIDSAPGRGTVVRLRWAVEADNRIVIPDNRVSLRVGFFVVAVIYVGTQTTSAILAALAVPGTWPLHLTMLLTLLAAGLMIRAAPTRVPSGALTSLVVALAGGGMVVGVSAAYLIYGIAFSYGSLWFTVATAFLFVALALRGRMGSALGGTALIVAASVCAGVLENAPVHQIVQLAIRPVVLVGLAVALLVVVERMQRRIVALHKEAVRSAEKQSWALAARSELTGRVAELARTALPLLRRIGTGVEPTDAQRNEYTSCEGELRDGLRAGSLAREPLRAAVAAARERGVDVVLLDDNGGFVDNSLIDPILTWMAESVATSRTRVVGRLLPPGRQTQASLTVDGQHTEFTVTRVSAAEAQPLRLR; encoded by the coding sequence GTGAATAAACCCTTCGTCGAGACCGGAGCGGAGATCGGGGCCGGCCAACGATCGGGTCGGCGCATCCTCGCGGTGGACGCCGCCCTGCTCATAATCTTGATGACCGCCGCTCAACTCGCCGTCGTGCGGAACGGCAGCCAGGCCGAGCTGCCGGTGTGGTTCGTCGTCGTCGGCGGGCTCGCCCCTGCTGGCGTGTTCCTGGCCGGGCTCGTGGCCAACCGGGTCTCGGATCTCACGCTCCGCGTGGTCGCCTTCCTGGCCGTCGCCGCGTTCTGGCTGACGCTGATCACCTTCCCGGCCGCCGTGCCGGCCGGGGGAATCGACCGGATTCCGTGGACGCTGACCGCGTCGGGAGCGGCGGTGGCCGCCGCGCTCGTGGCCGGCGGCCGCGGCCTGGCCTGGACGACCGTGACGATCACCGCCGCGACTGGGCTGGCCTACCGGGCGATCTACGGCGGCCTCGACCTCGACGGCGTCGTCAACGACATGCAGGCGCTGCTCACCGGCGCGGTGATCTGCGTCATCGGCGGGCACATCCTGGCGGTCGGCCGTGGCCTGGACCGTGAGGCGGCGTCGACGGCGGCATCCGCGTCGCTGGAATCCGCCGAGAGCGGTCGGCTCACGGCCCGCACCGTGGCCGCGTCCCTGGTGCACGACGAGGTTCTCGCCACGCTGGCACTGGCCGCATCGGGGCTGCCGATCCCCCAGGACCGCCTGGCCGCCCAGGCACGTCAAGCCGTCGCCACCGTGACCTCCCTGGCCGACGACCAGGCGCACGAACCCGTCGCTCTGAGTGTGGCCGTGGCCGCCGAAGCCCGCCGCCACGGCGTCAGCTGCACGGTCCAAGGCAGTGTGGCCGCGTCATCCGTCAGGGCCTTCACGCCCACCCACGACGCCCTGATCGGTGCGATGCGGCAGGCGCTGCGCAACAGCATCCAACACGCCCCGGATGCCGCGCGCAGCGTGCGCATCCTCCACACGGGCTCGGAGGTGCGCGTGGAGATCATCGACGACGGTCCGGGGTTCGACCCGGCGCAGATCGCCCATGACAGGCTCGGAATCAGGCAGAGCATCATCGGTCGCATGTCTCGGCTGCCCGGCGGTAGCGCCGAGATCGACTCCGCCCCTGGCCGGGGAACCGTCGTTCGGCTGCGCTGGGCTGTCGAAGCCGACAACCGGATCGTCATCCCGGACAACCGGGTCTCGCTCAGGGTCGGCTTCTTCGTCGTCGCGGTCATCTACGTGGGCACACAGACGACCAGCGCGATTCTCGCGGCGCTTGCTGTGCCTGGGACCTGGCCGCTGCATCTGACCATGCTCCTGACCCTTCTGGCGGCTGGGCTGATGATCCGCGCCGCACCGACCCGGGTGCCGTCCGGCGCCCTGACCTCTCTGGTGGTGGCCCTCGCCGGCGGCGGCATGGTCGTGGGGGTATCAGCCGCCTATCTCATCTATGGGATCGCGTTCTCCTACGGCTCGCTGTGGTTCACCGTGGCCACAGCGTTCCTCTTCGTTGCGCTGGCACTGCGCGGTCGGATGGGTTCGGCGCTGGGCGGAACCGCGCTGATCGTCGCGGCTTCGGTCTGCGCCGGCGTGCTCGAGAATGCGCCGGTCCATCAGATCGTCCAGCTCGCGATCCGGCCCGTGGTGCTGGTCGGTCTCGCTGTGGCGCTTCTCGTCGTGGTCGAACGGATGCAACGCCGCATCGTCGCTCTACACAAGGAGGCCGTGCGCTCCGCGGAGAAGCAGAGCTGGGCGCTGGCGGCCCGCTCCGAGCTGACCGGCCGAGTCGCGGAACTGGCCCGCACGGCACTCCCGCTGCTACGCCGGATCGGCACGGGCGTCGAACCCACCGATGCCCAGCGCAATGAGTACACCAGCTGCGAGGGCGAGTTGCGGGACGGCCTGCGTGCCGGCTCGCTGGCCCGCGAGCCCCTGCGCGCTGCCGTGGCCGCCGCCCGGGAACGCGGCGTCGACGTTGTGCTGCTCGACGACAACGGCGGATTCGTCGACAACAGTCTGATCGATCCCATCCTGACGTGGATGGCTGAGTCCGTCGCCACGTCGCGCACCAGAGTAGTAGGCAGGCTCCTGCCGCCCGGGCGCCAGACCCAGGCGAGCCTGACCGTGGACGGTCAGCACACCGAGTTCACCGTGACCCGGGTCTCCGCGGCGGAGGCGCAACCGCTGCGCCTCCGCTGA
- a CDS encoding chitinase: MSPIHARSTSRFAGRRLSPGRLVLSLAAMIMIPGAVTAAAIVPGLPPAVDGAPVAERWFAGYYDVTLETDEQLAGSALNDSTGGAVLAFVVAADDDDCTPTWGKTHTLDDAGLTFALDRRVERMHREGRPLAVSFGGAINTELAAACSTVTELTDAYRTTMDRYSIDVMDLDIEGDMLDDDVATARRSQAVARLQEERRADGGALDVWLTLPVAPYGLLENGLAQIEEMLDAGVDLTGVNLMTMNYGTDDTDASMSSMSIDALQATATQLEEIWHARDLDLPSGGVWSLLGATPMIGQNDVKAEIFTLDDARALNEFATAKGLAHLSMWAVNRDQTCGSNYPNLRTVATSCSGIEQAGVTFGSLLAQGYSGTPSARPLDESEPVVVADDPETSPYPIWSSRSFYSAGVTVVWNGSVYVSKWWNEDGLSPDDPSLGEEGSAWSYIGPVLENDTPFTLPTLPDGTYPDWSAETLYDQGDIVQLDGTAYEARWWSQGKSPDRSVLDRDYSPWKLLAGS; the protein is encoded by the coding sequence ATGAGCCCGATCCACGCCCGCAGCACGTCACGATTCGCGGGGCGCAGGCTCTCGCCCGGGCGGCTGGTTCTCAGCCTCGCCGCCATGATCATGATCCCCGGCGCCGTCACGGCCGCGGCCATCGTGCCTGGCCTCCCTCCCGCTGTCGACGGGGCCCCCGTCGCCGAACGCTGGTTCGCCGGCTACTACGACGTCACCCTCGAGACGGACGAACAACTCGCCGGCAGCGCCCTCAACGACTCCACCGGCGGGGCCGTCCTTGCCTTCGTGGTGGCCGCAGACGACGACGATTGCACTCCCACCTGGGGTAAGACGCACACCTTGGACGACGCGGGGCTGACCTTCGCACTCGACCGACGGGTCGAACGGATGCACCGTGAGGGCCGTCCCCTCGCCGTGTCGTTCGGTGGCGCCATCAACACCGAGCTCGCGGCGGCGTGTTCCACTGTGACCGAGCTCACGGATGCCTATCGCACGACGATGGATCGCTACAGCATCGACGTCATGGACCTCGACATCGAGGGCGACATGCTGGACGACGACGTGGCGACGGCTCGCCGCAGCCAGGCGGTCGCCCGGCTGCAGGAGGAACGCCGTGCCGATGGCGGTGCGCTCGATGTCTGGTTGACCCTTCCCGTGGCGCCCTACGGGCTGCTCGAGAACGGTCTTGCCCAGATCGAGGAGATGCTCGACGCCGGCGTCGACCTCACCGGCGTGAATCTCATGACGATGAACTACGGGACCGACGACACCGACGCCTCGATGTCGTCAATGAGCATCGACGCCCTGCAGGCCACAGCGACACAGCTCGAGGAGATCTGGCACGCCAGAGACCTCGATCTTCCCAGCGGTGGTGTGTGGTCACTTCTCGGCGCGACGCCCATGATCGGCCAGAACGATGTGAAGGCTGAGATCTTCACCCTGGACGACGCCCGCGCGCTCAACGAATTCGCCACCGCGAAGGGCCTGGCCCACCTCTCCATGTGGGCGGTCAACCGGGACCAGACCTGCGGCAGCAACTACCCGAACCTTCGCACGGTCGCCACCTCCTGCAGTGGGATCGAGCAGGCCGGTGTGACGTTCGGGTCACTGCTGGCCCAGGGATACAGCGGTACGCCATCCGCTCGTCCCCTGGACGAGTCCGAGCCGGTCGTCGTCGCTGACGATCCCGAAACCAGCCCATACCCGATCTGGTCGTCGCGCAGTTTCTACTCCGCGGGAGTGACGGTGGTCTGGAACGGCTCCGTCTACGTCTCGAAGTGGTGGAACGAAGACGGCCTCAGTCCCGACGATCCCAGCCTGGGAGAGGAGGGTTCAGCGTGGAGCTATATCGGCCCCGTGCTCGAAAACGACACGCCGTTCACGCTGCCGACGCTACCCGACGGAACCTACCCGGACTGGAGCGCCGAGACGCTCTACGACCAGGGCGACATCGTGCAGCTCGACGGCACGGCCTACGAGGCCCGATGGTGGTCACAGGGTAAGAGCCCCGACCGCTCGGTGCTCGACCGGGACTACTCGCCGTGGAAACTGCTCGCGGGTAGCTGA